Proteins found in one Pelobates fuscus isolate aPelFus1 chromosome 10, aPelFus1.pri, whole genome shotgun sequence genomic segment:
- the LOC134575261 gene encoding gastrula zinc finger protein XlCGF48.2-like, translating into MSCVAVSTSSSKSLSHETTESEEANLRYINTPIEHILTEDPSPHIKEESDSYEERHLPDTDIYTPTEDAQIEYPSTYIKEEADSYEERHLPDTGIYTPIQYLQTEYPFTHIKEESDSSEEKASVQSAIYTTKLGIKMDYTSKCNSASNEREILNNTNIYVHTDHTQAEYPPDLINKESASCEISTLSSIKVYTPTGDKPMDYTSNNESLSYKEENLSDIDNYAPTEHTQTEYSSTLIREESASYEDGHFTTLDLLTPTCHTGIQNKENSSCYDGAKVLSTNSEMDQSVHKGNKLTSADYIGRECFSQNSYFMRHKSAPKGEKIMSCSECGKYFAQTSDLKRHMRIHTGEKPFSCSECGKCFTHPSTLKHHQKIHTGEKPFSCSECEKCFTRMSDLKSHQRIHTGEKPISCSECEKCFAQMSELRKHFRLHTGEKPFSCSECGKFFTDLSNLKRHQKIHKR; encoded by the coding sequence ATGAGCTGTGTTGCAGTCAGTACATCAAGCAGTAAATCTTTGAGTCATGAAACTACAGAATCCGAGGAAGCAAATCTCAGATACATTAATACGCCCATAGAACATATACTGACTGAAGATCCATCTCCTCATATTAAGGAGGAATCAGACTCGTATGAGGAAAggcatctcccagacacagacattTATACACCCACAGAAGATGCACAGATAGAATATCCATCTACTTATATCAAGGAGGAAGCAGACTCGTATGAGGAAAggcatctcccagacacaggcatTTATACACCCATACAATATTTGCAGACTGAATATCCATTTACTCATATTAAGGAGGAATCCGACTCGTCTGAAGAAAAAGCAAGTGTTCAATCTGCTATTTATACAACCAAGTTGGGTATAAAAATGGACTATACATCAAAGTGTAATTCGGCATCAAATGAGAGAGAAATTCTTAataacactaatatttatgtacACACAGATCATACACAGGCAGAATATCCACCTGACCTTATTAACAAAGAATCAGCCTCCTGTGAAATCAGCACTCTCTCCAGTATCAAGGTTTATACACCCACAGGAGATAAACCGATGGACTATACATCAAATAATGAATCCTTATCATACAAAGAAGAAAATCTCAGCGACATAGACAATTACGCACCCACAGaacatacacagacagaataTTCATCTACTCTTATTAGGGAGGAATCTGCATCATATGAGGATGGACATTTCACCACCTTAGACCTTCTTACCCCTACTTGCCATACTGGAATACAAAACAAAGAGAATAGTAGCTGCTATGATGGTGCTAAAGTTTTGTCTACCAATTCAGAGATGGATCAGAGTGTCCACAAAGGAAACAAATTGACCAGTGCTGATTACATTGGACGTGAGTGTTTTAGTCAGAACTCATATTTTATGAGACATAAGAGCGCCCCCAAAGGAGAGAAGATAATgtcttgttctgaatgtgggaaatattTTGCTCAAACTTCGGATCTCAAGAGACATAtgaggattcacacaggagagaaaccattttcatgttcagaatgtgggaaatgtttcactCACCCTTCAACTCTTAAGCATCATCAGaagattcacacaggagaaaaacctttctcatgttcagaATGTGAGAAATGTTTCACTCGCATGTCAGATCTTAAATCACATcagaggattcacacaggagaaaaaccaaTTTCTTGTTCTGAATGTGAGAAATGCTTCGCTCAAATGTCAGAGCTTAGGAAACATTTTAGGttacacacaggagagaaaccattttcatgttcagaaTGTGGGAAATTTTTTACTGACCTTTCAAATCTTAAGAGACATCAGAAGATTCATAAACGATAG